In Sulfurovum xiamenensis, a genomic segment contains:
- the acs gene encoding acetate--CoA ligase, with protein MLQELYQPNQDFAKDARIKNMDEYHALVKKATDDYEGFWKAFADEKIDWFKPYDKVLDESNAPFVKWFDGGKLNVAHQCIDRHLETQKNKAAIIFEGDRGDKQVITYLDLYEEVNKFSNLLKEDFGVQKGDRVVIYMPMIPEAAYAMLACARIGAIHSIVFGGFSSEALRDRIEDAEAKVVITADGAYRKTKPYMLKPVVDEALTGETPVEKVLVVERNHEEVTWVEGRDYSYNELIKNKSAQCDAEPMESEDPLFLLYTSGSTGKPKGVQHNTAGYILWAQMTMEWVFDVKQNDTYWCTADIGWITGHTYIVYGPLAMGATTIMFEGVITFPDAGRPWKMVEEHKINQFYTAPTAIRVLHKTGEDEPAKYDLSSLKVLGTVGEPIDPPAWKWYYEEVGQSKCAIVDTYWQTETGGHIVSPLPGATPIKPACATLPLPGIMAEILDPETGEKVGEGESGYMCVTRPWPSQIRGVWGDDERFKKSYFGDVTKEGRPVYFTGDGAIYGENGYITITGRTDDVINVSGHRMGTAEVEAAIKKHDNVAAVAVVGKPHELKGEGIFAYIVLKSVKDDVANELETMKEINAIIKTEIGNIALCDDMVFVPDLPKTRSGKIMRRILRALAKGEKITQDTSTLEDPTIVGQIEALVNAS; from the coding sequence ATGTTACAAGAACTCTATCAACCAAACCAAGACTTTGCAAAAGATGCAAGAATAAAAAATATGGATGAATACCATGCTCTGGTTAAAAAAGCAACGGATGATTATGAAGGATTCTGGAAAGCTTTTGCTGATGAGAAGATCGATTGGTTTAAACCGTACGACAAGGTGTTGGATGAGTCGAATGCTCCATTTGTAAAGTGGTTTGATGGTGGAAAGCTCAATGTTGCACACCAGTGTATAGACCGTCATTTAGAGACACAGAAAAATAAAGCAGCGATCATTTTTGAAGGTGACAGAGGGGACAAGCAAGTGATCACTTATCTTGATCTCTATGAGGAAGTAAACAAATTTTCCAATCTGCTTAAAGAAGATTTCGGTGTACAAAAAGGTGATAGGGTCGTGATCTATATGCCGATGATCCCTGAAGCGGCCTATGCAATGCTTGCCTGTGCACGTATAGGTGCTATCCACTCTATCGTATTTGGAGGATTCTCTTCAGAAGCACTGCGCGACAGGATCGAAGATGCTGAGGCAAAAGTAGTGATCACTGCAGACGGTGCTTACAGAAAAACAAAACCATATATGCTAAAACCTGTAGTGGATGAAGCACTGACAGGTGAAACACCGGTTGAAAAAGTGCTGGTTGTCGAGAGAAACCATGAAGAGGTTACATGGGTAGAAGGACGTGACTATTCGTACAATGAACTTATCAAGAACAAATCTGCTCAATGTGATGCAGAACCTATGGAGAGTGAAGATCCTCTCTTTTTGCTCTATACTTCTGGTAGTACGGGAAAACCAAAAGGTGTACAACACAATACGGCCGGATACATTCTTTGGGCACAAATGACAATGGAATGGGTCTTTGATGTAAAACAAAATGATACCTACTGGTGTACAGCAGATATCGGCTGGATCACAGGACATACGTACATCGTATATGGACCGCTTGCAATGGGTGCAACCACTATCATGTTTGAAGGTGTCATTACCTTCCCTGATGCTGGTCGTCCTTGGAAAATGGTAGAAGAGCATAAAATTAATCAGTTCTATACCGCACCAACAGCGATCCGTGTACTTCATAAAACTGGTGAAGATGAACCGGCCAAATATGATCTTTCATCACTTAAGGTACTTGGAACAGTAGGAGAGCCGATTGATCCCCCTGCATGGAAATGGTACTATGAAGAGGTAGGTCAAAGTAAATGTGCAATTGTAGATACCTACTGGCAGACTGAGACAGGTGGTCACATTGTTTCTCCACTTCCTGGTGCAACACCTATCAAACCGGCATGTGCAACCCTTCCATTGCCAGGTATCATGGCTGAGATACTTGACCCTGAAACGGGTGAAAAAGTAGGTGAGGGCGAGAGCGGATATATGTGTGTTACACGTCCTTGGCCGTCACAGATCCGTGGTGTATGGGGTGATGATGAACGTTTCAAAAAATCTTATTTCGGTGACGTGACAAAAGAGGGCAGACCTGTATATTTTACTGGTGACGGAGCGATCTATGGTGAAAATGGTTATATTACGATTACCGGTCGTACCGATGATGTGATCAATGTATCTGGTCACCGTATGGGTACAGCGGAAGTAGAAGCAGCGATCAAAAAGCATGACAATGTTGCTGCTGTAGCAGTGGTAGGTAAACCGCATGAACTTAAAGGAGAGGGAATTTTTGCTTATATTGTACTCAAATCTGTTAAAGATGATGTAGCCAATGAACTTGAGACCATGAAAGAGATCAACGCGATCATTAAAACAGAGATCGGAAACATCGCACTGTGTGATGATATGGTCTTTGTCCCGGACCTTCCAAAAACAAGATCAGGAAAGATCATGAGAAGGATCCTAAGAGCACTGGCAAAAGGCGAAAAGATCACGCAAGATACTTCTACACTTGAAGATCCAACTATTGTAGGTCAGATAGAGGCACTTGTTAACGCATCATAA
- a CDS encoding 3'-5' exonuclease: protein MFRSLKKKWNLKYLKDERFRFLFDDSEEDEIVVFDCETTGLNPAVDTIVSIGAVKIKGNKILTNEAIHIYVDQDKEIDHKSITIHQIRNCDLHGAIPIEEAIERFLFYVGNRSLAGYYLKFDVAMINKYIKPMYGITLPNKQEEVSAIYYDKKISTIPQGNIDLRFDTILEDLDLPKLQAHDALNDAIMTALIYLKLKHTTKLK, encoded by the coding sequence ATGTTCAGATCGTTGAAAAAAAAGTGGAATCTGAAGTACCTGAAGGATGAACGTTTTAGGTTTTTATTTGATGACTCTGAAGAGGATGAGATAGTTGTTTTTGATTGTGAGACAACAGGTCTCAATCCAGCTGTGGATACTATTGTCTCTATCGGGGCGGTAAAGATCAAGGGCAACAAGATTTTAACCAATGAGGCCATACATATTTATGTTGATCAAGATAAAGAGATCGATCATAAAAGTATTACGATCCATCAGATCAGGAATTGTGATCTTCATGGTGCCATACCAATTGAGGAGGCTATCGAAAGATTTCTTTTTTATGTTGGGAACAGGTCCTTAGCAGGTTACTACCTGAAATTTGATGTGGCAATGATAAATAAATATATCAAACCAATGTATGGCATTACACTGCCCAATAAACAAGAAGAGGTATCAGCGATCTATTATGATAAAAAGATCTCGACCATACCTCAAGGAAATATAGATCTGCGTTTCGATACGATCTTAGAAGATTTGGATCTACCCAAACTTCAGGCCCATGATGCATTGAATGATGCCATCATGACGGCTTTGATCTATCTTAAATTAAAACATACAACGAAATTAAAATAA
- a CDS encoding putative nucleotidyltransferase substrate binding domain-containing protein, with protein MITLLENLKSYLPFTILNKHEFDRIESYAQIAYYPNETVLIDQDNIPQNLFIIIKGMVEVLDENDEQIDIYQTHDIFGGIEIIEDQPSSYSYIVTEELICFEISKALFLELCESNKAFKHYFFSSIVERIEMLKEKKEYASMSDLMIARLDASILHQGVVVDPNMPIVEALQRMDEEGASALLVQNDQGYGIVTDADFRNYILQKEEKSLETISQIQTYPAISIENGELLFNVLLVMTEHSIKHLPVLDEESNVAGVLELVDLLSFFSNQSHLITVQMERAKDLESVIDAAKRLDVMIGALHAKGVKSRYIAKLVSEINKKMYTKLFEMIIPRSWHDKCTLVLLGSEGRGSQILRTDQDNALIFEEGFMPKDAPSVTQRFIETLDEIGFPRCEGDIMMINPKWCKSIDMYKEDIYRWVEEPNYEHFMDMAIFFDSTPVAGKRELHTELVDYLFSKVEQMPSILMHFARAIETFESPLGLFSQFIHDKEHKHEIDIKKGALFALIHGVRSLSLEHKIRATNTTVRIKELNNSGFLSKEDATEMMEALEIFNTLRLHSQLQQLSKGEKMTNYISVTHIGKLERDLLKDAIKTVNKFKKMVSYHFHLSMVG; from the coding sequence GTGATAACATTATTAGAAAACTTAAAATCATATCTTCCTTTTACGATTCTGAATAAACATGAGTTTGATCGTATAGAAAGCTATGCACAAATTGCATACTATCCGAACGAAACAGTGCTTATCGATCAAGATAATATCCCCCAAAATCTTTTTATTATTATTAAAGGTATGGTAGAAGTACTTGATGAGAATGATGAACAAATTGATATCTATCAGACCCATGATATTTTTGGCGGTATAGAGATCATAGAAGATCAACCGTCCTCATATAGTTACATCGTTACAGAAGAATTGATATGTTTTGAAATTTCCAAAGCACTGTTTTTAGAACTTTGTGAAAGCAATAAAGCATTCAAACACTATTTTTTTTCGAGTATCGTAGAACGTATCGAAATGCTTAAAGAGAAGAAAGAATATGCCTCTATGAGTGATCTGATGATAGCAAGATTGGATGCATCTATTTTGCATCAAGGGGTTGTGGTTGATCCAAATATGCCTATCGTTGAAGCACTTCAGCGTATGGATGAAGAGGGTGCAAGTGCTCTATTGGTACAGAATGATCAAGGATATGGGATCGTGACTGATGCTGATTTCAGAAATTATATTCTGCAAAAAGAAGAAAAAAGTTTAGAAACGATCTCACAGATACAAACCTATCCTGCCATTTCTATCGAGAATGGGGAATTGCTTTTTAATGTGTTGCTTGTGATGACAGAACACAGCATTAAACATCTTCCTGTGTTAGATGAAGAGAGCAATGTTGCGGGCGTACTTGAACTTGTCGACCTGTTAAGTTTCTTCTCTAACCAGTCTCATCTGATTACCGTTCAAATGGAAAGAGCGAAAGATCTTGAAAGTGTCATTGATGCAGCCAAACGTTTGGATGTGATGATAGGTGCTTTGCATGCAAAAGGGGTGAAAAGTAGGTACATAGCCAAGTTGGTCTCTGAGATCAACAAAAAAATGTATACCAAGCTCTTTGAAATGATCATCCCACGTTCATGGCATGATAAATGTACACTTGTATTGCTTGGAAGTGAAGGGCGTGGTTCACAGATTCTTAGAACAGACCAGGATAATGCCCTTATCTTTGAAGAAGGTTTTATGCCTAAAGATGCACCATCTGTCACACAGAGGTTTATCGAAACACTTGATGAGATTGGTTTCCCTCGCTGTGAAGGCGATATTATGATGATCAATCCTAAGTGGTGCAAATCGATTGACATGTACAAAGAAGATATCTACCGTTGGGTTGAAGAACCAAACTATGAGCATTTTATGGATATGGCTATTTTCTTTGATTCGACACCTGTAGCAGGTAAGCGTGAACTTCATACTGAATTGGTTGATTACCTCTTTAGTAAAGTGGAACAAATGCCGTCCATCCTTATGCATTTTGCACGGGCGATCGAGACTTTTGAATCCCCATTGGGACTCTTTTCACAATTCATACATGATAAGGAGCACAAGCATGAAATAGACATTAAAAAAGGTGCACTTTTCGCTTTGATACATGGTGTACGTTCATTGTCCTTGGAGCATAAGATTAGAGCGACCAATACGACTGTACGTATCAAAGAGCTCAATAATAGTGGTTTTTTGAGTAAAGAAGATGCAACAGAGATGATGGAAGCACTCGAGATTTTCAATACTTTGAGACTTCATTCACAGCTTCAGCAGTTGTCAAAAGGAGAGAAGATGACTAATTATATTTCAGTGACTCATATAGGAAAACTTGAACGTGATCTTCTCAAAGATGCCATTAAAACAGTAAATAAGTTTAAAAAGATGGTGAGTTATCACTTTCACCTCTCTATGGTAGGGTAA
- a CDS encoding cation acetate symporter, with product MLGRILSLFMIASITVAFAAGADLGAGTKAEELNVPAIVMFFIFVAATLGITYWASKRTKSANDFYTAGGGITGTQNGTAIAGDYMSAASFLGITGMVYLKGYDGLIFSIGFLVGWPIILFMISEQLRNLGKYTFADVTAYRLKQKPVRILAALGSISVVILYLIAQMVGAGKLIEILFGLDYEFAVVLVGILMILYVAFGGMLATTWVQIIKAVLLLAGTTFMSIMVMAKFGFSFDALFTQATEIHSKGVEIMSPGGLVSDPISAISLGIALMFGTAGLPHILMRFFTVADAKEARKSVFVATGLIGYFYVLTFIMGFGAIVLVLGDPAGTYLAADGVTLKGMNNMAAVWLAHAVGGDYFLGFISAVAFATILAVVSGLTLAGASAISHDLYANAFAKDKVDEKKEMNVSKMATIAIGIAAIFFGIAFEKQNIAFVVALAFTIAASANFPVLFMSIFWKKLTTRGAVLGGYVGLISALVLVILGPVVWTQILGNAEAIVPYKFPAVFSVPMAFIAIWFFSITDSSEDAKRCQEEFDAQDIRCQTGIGSDGAVAH from the coding sequence ATGTTAGGTAGAATTTTATCTCTATTTATGATTGCTTCTATTACAGTTGCATTTGCAGCGGGAGCTGATCTGGGGGCTGGTACAAAAGCTGAAGAATTGAATGTGCCTGCTATAGTTATGTTCTTTATTTTTGTTGCTGCAACCCTAGGTATTACTTACTGGGCTTCAAAAAGAACAAAATCTGCCAATGACTTCTATACTGCAGGTGGTGGGATCACAGGTACGCAGAACGGTACAGCGATTGCAGGTGACTACATGTCAGCAGCATCGTTCCTCGGTATTACCGGTATGGTTTATCTTAAAGGGTATGATGGTCTTATCTTCTCTATCGGTTTCCTGGTAGGTTGGCCGATTATTCTTTTTATGATCTCTGAGCAGCTTAGAAACTTGGGTAAATATACATTTGCCGATGTGACTGCCTATAGATTAAAGCAAAAGCCTGTAAGAATTTTAGCTGCACTGGGTTCCATTTCAGTGGTGATTCTTTACCTTATTGCTCAAATGGTAGGTGCTGGTAAATTGATCGAGATCTTATTTGGATTGGATTATGAGTTTGCCGTGGTACTTGTTGGTATCCTTATGATCCTGTACGTTGCGTTTGGTGGTATGCTTGCCACTACATGGGTACAGATCATTAAAGCAGTATTGTTACTTGCAGGTACGACGTTTATGTCGATCATGGTGATGGCAAAATTCGGATTCAGTTTTGATGCACTCTTTACACAAGCAACAGAGATCCACTCAAAAGGTGTGGAGATCATGAGCCCTGGTGGTCTTGTTTCTGATCCTATTTCAGCCATTTCACTTGGTATCGCTTTGATGTTCGGTACAGCAGGTCTTCCTCATATCCTTATGAGATTCTTTACGGTTGCAGATGCAAAAGAGGCTAGAAAATCAGTATTTGTTGCCACTGGACTTATCGGTTACTTCTACGTACTTACATTCATCATGGGATTCGGTGCGATCGTTCTTGTACTTGGGGATCCGGCTGGTACATATTTGGCGGCAGATGGTGTAACACTTAAAGGGATGAACAACATGGCAGCAGTATGGCTAGCTCATGCAGTAGGTGGAGACTACTTCCTTGGATTTATCTCAGCGGTTGCATTTGCTACGATCTTGGCAGTTGTTTCCGGTCTGACACTTGCAGGTGCATCAGCGATCTCTCATGACCTTTATGCCAATGCATTTGCAAAAGACAAAGTCGATGAGAAAAAAGAGATGAACGTTTCTAAAATGGCGACTATTGCCATTGGTATTGCTGCTATCTTCTTTGGTATTGCCTTTGAAAAGCAAAATATTGCATTTGTTGTGGCACTGGCATTTACCATTGCAGCATCCGCTAACTTTCCTGTCCTCTTTATGTCGATATTCTGGAAGAAGCTTACGACAAGAGGTGCAGTGCTTGGTGGGTATGTTGGATTGATCTCTGCATTGGTTCTTGTTATACTTGGTCCTGTAGTATGGACTCAGATACTAGGTAATGCTGAAGCGATTGTCCCATACAAGTTTCCGGCAGTATTCTCTGTGCCAATGGCATTCATAGCAATATGGTTCTTCTCGATCACTGACAGCAGTGAAGATGCGAAGAGATGTCAAGAGGAGTTTGATGCACAAGATATTAGATGTCAGACAGGTATCGGTTCTGATGGGGCAGTAGCCCACTAA
- a CDS encoding DUF485 domain-containing protein — protein sequence MTQEQVQLIKNNPKYQKLVSTRSKFAWTLTIIMLVVYYAFILFIAFSPETLGTKISPDAMATWGIPIGIAIIVFAFAMTGVYVRRANGEFDGLLNDLKIDIEKEMN from the coding sequence ATGACACAAGAACAAGTACAATTGATTAAAAACAATCCTAAGTACCAAAAACTTGTAAGTACAAGAAGCAAGTTTGCCTGGACACTCACAATTATTATGTTAGTGGTCTATTATGCATTTATTTTATTTATTGCATTTAGCCCAGAAACATTGGGAACTAAAATCAGTCCAGACGCTATGGCTACATGGGGTATACCTATTGGTATTGCTATTATCGTTTTTGCATTTGCAATGACGGGAGTTTATGTAAGAAGAGCCAACGGTGAATTTGATGGACTCTTAAATGATCTAAAAATTGACATTGAAAAGGAGATGAATTAA
- a CDS encoding OprD family outer membrane porin encodes MRKHLALSVIASTLLMAGGDIAPVEPVVAVQETEVDYGEVFGQFRTFYVDRTYLGGIENNRNTLATGGYIGYKSPDFNGFTATVAAYGVYGFDMHDEDLDGGGSASYDPSLTGRDGENYVFIGQAYLNYAFGNTNIKVGRQRLDTPLAGADDARMLPNLFEAAVLTNTDIEDTTLTLAHITRETTGTFSNIYDDGYGLGIISGYGAGTTLAQSGDFVNMGTVALGYNDFNNDGSIDNKTDGVTVGAVIYKGFDGLTLQAWDYYAHDILNAVYLQADYGWKCLLNENVKMNASAQYIGQSDVGGSLAGNVDSDYWGVKLGASSGALSGYVAYSQTGESGDSNFMNGGIITPWGGMPAFTQAMVTRHQFFADTDSWKIAAAYNFNELLDADVKASVYYTEFDVGENSSAYAAGLKATEPGFDIQYQATKDLNLRFRGNFPNKFGYKNDVPFDWDEYRLIVNYNF; translated from the coding sequence ATGAGAAAACATTTAGCATTATCTGTCATAGCATCAACATTGCTCATGGCGGGAGGAGATATTGCACCGGTAGAACCGGTTGTAGCTGTGCAAGAAACAGAAGTAGATTATGGTGAAGTGTTTGGACAATTCAGAACATTTTATGTTGATAGAACATATTTGGGAGGGATAGAAAATAACCGTAATACACTTGCAACAGGGGGTTATATAGGATATAAGTCGCCAGACTTTAATGGATTTACAGCAACTGTGGCAGCTTATGGTGTATATGGATTTGATATGCATGATGAAGATCTTGACGGTGGTGGTTCTGCTAGTTATGACCCTTCACTGACTGGTCGTGATGGAGAGAATTATGTATTTATAGGGCAAGCATACCTTAACTATGCATTTGGAAATACAAACATCAAAGTGGGCCGTCAAAGACTTGATACACCATTAGCAGGGGCTGATGATGCAAGAATGCTGCCGAATCTTTTTGAAGCAGCGGTATTGACAAATACTGACATTGAAGATACGACATTGACCTTGGCACATATTACTAGAGAGACGACTGGTACATTCAGTAACATTTATGACGATGGTTATGGACTTGGTATTATCAGTGGTTACGGTGCAGGTACAACATTGGCACAAAGTGGCGATTTTGTTAATATGGGTACTGTCGCATTGGGTTATAATGATTTTAATAACGATGGAAGTATTGATAATAAAACAGATGGTGTAACGGTGGGAGCTGTAATCTATAAAGGATTTGATGGACTCACTTTACAGGCATGGGATTATTATGCACATGATATCTTGAATGCAGTCTATCTTCAAGCTGATTATGGTTGGAAGTGTTTGTTGAACGAGAATGTAAAAATGAATGCTTCAGCACAGTATATCGGCCAAAGCGATGTAGGTGGTTCACTCGCAGGTAATGTTGACAGTGATTACTGGGGTGTAAAATTAGGTGCAAGTTCAGGTGCATTAAGTGGATATGTTGCTTATTCTCAAACAGGTGAGAGTGGTGATAGTAATTTTATGAATGGCGGTATCATTACGCCATGGGGTGGAATGCCGGCATTTACCCAAGCAATGGTAACAAGACACCAGTTCTTTGCAGATACTGATAGCTGGAAAATCGCAGCAGCATATAATTTCAATGAACTACTTGATGCAGATGTGAAAGCTTCTGTCTATTATACAGAATTTGATGTTGGAGAAAACTCAAGTGCTTATGCTGCCGGATTAAAAGCAACAGAGCCTGGTTTTGACATTCAATACCAAGCAACAAAAGACTTGAATCTAAGATTTAGAGGAAATTTCCCAAATAAATTTGGTTATAAAAATGATGTTCCATTTGACTGGGATGAGTATAGACTGATTGTAAATTATAACTTTTAA
- a CDS encoding response regulator transcription factor — MKVLLLEDELMLQGAIKEYLSDTGFEVTAFEDGKEAYENIASNSYDLFIFDINTPSMDGLSLLDKLQKEKIYVPTIFISAITEIEQISQAYALGCYDYLKKPFHLKELSLHIERLLKMADIRAKDLIKISKMYSYDAENKSLFFDGEAQLLTQKQLQILDLFAKNINKVVDFEMLRHYAWDDNPVDNAIIRAEIHRLRQVLKEDLITTLKGVGYTLSKQI, encoded by the coding sequence ATGAAAGTATTATTACTTGAAGATGAGTTGATGCTCCAGGGTGCTATCAAAGAGTATCTGTCAGATACCGGGTTTGAAGTGACAGCATTTGAAGATGGCAAGGAAGCCTATGAGAATATAGCTTCGAACAGCTATGATCTTTTTATCTTCGATATCAATACACCAAGTATGGATGGGCTCTCTTTACTTGACAAACTGCAAAAAGAGAAGATCTATGTGCCTACTATCTTTATCTCTGCTATTACAGAGATAGAGCAGATCAGTCAGGCCTATGCATTGGGCTGCTATGACTACTTGAAAAAACCTTTTCATCTCAAAGAGTTAAGTTTACACATTGAAAGATTGTTAAAAATGGCAGATATTAGGGCAAAAGATTTGATAAAGATATCAAAGATGTACAGCTATGATGCAGAAAATAAATCTCTATTTTTTGATGGAGAAGCACAGCTGCTCACACAAAAACAATTACAGATCTTGGACCTGTTCGCAAAAAATATAAACAAAGTGGTAGATTTTGAAATGCTCAGACACTATGCCTGGGATGACAACCCTGTAGATAATGCCATTATACGGGCAGAGATACATCGACTTCGTCAAGTACTTAAAGAAGATCTCATCACCACACTGAAGGGCGTAGGATATACACTTTCTAAACAAATATGA
- a CDS encoding cache domain-containing protein: MINFLKNKTIASIHVAGMLLMLMVIVVFSAIVAYKEYQNFEIEAQSLHAEFIQKQKDTIVFDTTRVLNFINDAYDYRDKAQDEATVKKQILHAIEELYGRQDGTGYIFVYDFNGVVVSDPIQRQNVGKNLYETQDTNGVMVIKDLIDISRTKGGGFVEYQWLKPTTGLLSPKISYAKSFEPWGWMVGTGVYLDEVEKLIQNQRETLKNKLNHYSLQMVLLLVILFIVGMVGILITNHILNKEISLFNRYFEKAAFTYERIDEENIRLFEFKKMVHYINTMITAIQERKQKLKELNLTLESKVEQKTKDLSEQNILLEQEKDFNASLVKAQDSFIKHSIHEINTPLAVIMTHIDLFKMKEGENRYLTKIEAASKIISNIYADLSYMVKKNRFDYRKKHFNMSDFLKERVDFFEEIAAGNKHKIIEEIQNDLWIYFSEEELQRIVDNNLSNAIKYANRGTDIKVVLKEENEEIILEFIGNSPKIEDTERIFKPFERENDVRGGFGLGLEIVYSICQKENVKIEVQSDDDRTVFCYRFKKKEQDESIIT; this comes from the coding sequence ATGATCAATTTTTTAAAAAATAAAACCATTGCAAGTATACATGTAGCCGGTATGCTACTGATGCTTATGGTCATCGTAGTTTTTTCGGCTATCGTTGCCTATAAAGAGTATCAAAATTTTGAAATTGAAGCACAAAGTCTGCATGCTGAATTTATTCAGAAACAAAAAGATACGATCGTTTTTGATACCACACGTGTACTTAACTTTATTAATGATGCCTATGACTATAGAGACAAAGCACAAGATGAAGCAACTGTAAAGAAACAGATACTTCATGCCATAGAAGAACTTTACGGACGTCAAGACGGTACAGGATACATTTTTGTCTATGATTTTAACGGTGTGGTAGTTTCTGACCCTATCCAAAGACAAAATGTAGGTAAAAACCTCTATGAGACTCAGGATACCAATGGCGTGATGGTGATCAAAGATCTTATAGATATCTCACGGACCAAAGGGGGTGGGTTTGTTGAGTATCAATGGTTAAAACCTACTACAGGTCTGTTAAGCCCAAAGATATCTTATGCAAAATCATTCGAACCCTGGGGTTGGATGGTCGGAACAGGTGTCTATCTTGATGAAGTAGAAAAACTGATCCAAAACCAAAGGGAAACACTCAAAAATAAACTCAATCACTATTCTCTTCAAATGGTACTCCTGCTCGTTATTTTATTTATCGTAGGAATGGTAGGAATTCTCATTACGAATCATATACTGAACAAAGAGATATCACTATTCAACCGTTATTTTGAAAAAGCTGCATTCACGTATGAAAGGATAGATGAAGAGAATATACGGCTCTTTGAGTTTAAAAAGATGGTACATTACATCAATACCATGATCACTGCTATTCAGGAAAGAAAACAGAAACTCAAAGAGTTGAATCTTACACTCGAATCAAAGGTTGAACAAAAAACAAAAGATTTGAGTGAACAGAATATCTTACTGGAACAGGAAAAAGACTTCAATGCTTCACTGGTGAAGGCTCAAGACAGTTTCATCAAACATTCCATTCATGAGATCAATACACCTTTGGCAGTCATCATGACCCATATAGATCTGTTTAAAATGAAAGAAGGAGAAAACAGGTATCTGACTAAAATAGAAGCAGCAAGCAAGATCATCTCCAATATCTATGCCGATTTGAGTTATATGGTGAAAAAAAACCGTTTTGACTATAGAAAAAAGCATTTTAATATGTCTGATTTTCTTAAAGAGAGAGTGGACTTTTTTGAAGAAATTGCAGCAGGTAATAAACACAAGATCATAGAAGAGATACAAAATGACCTTTGGATCTATTTTAGTGAAGAAGAGCTGCAAAGAATAGTGGACAACAACCTATCCAATGCGATCAAATATGCTAACCGGGGTACAGACATAAAGGTAGTACTGAAAGAAGAAAACGAAGAGATCATTTTAGAGTTCATAGGTAATTCACCCAAAATAGAAGATACTGAACGTATCTTTAAGCCCTTCGAACGTGAGAATGATGTCAGGGGTGGATTCGGATTGGGACTGGAGATAGTCTATAGCATATGTCAAAAAGAAAATGTTAAAATAGAAGTACAGTCTGATGATGACAGAACCGTGTTTTGCTATAGGTTCAAAAAAAAGGAGCAGGATGAAAGTATTATTACTTGA
- the ppa gene encoding inorganic diphosphatase has protein sequence MDITKIGPGENPDAVKAIIEVPLNSAIKYEIDKDSGAVEVDRVLYSAMHYPANYGFVANTLSDDGDPADILVLCDYPLQAGSYIKCRLVGVLMTEDESGGDEKLIAVPTEKIDPTYKNIQDLGDVPEHTLNRIKNFFETYKMLEPNKWVKVSGFQDKAAATAILEKAIKNYK, from the coding sequence ATGGATATTACTAAAATCGGACCTGGTGAAAACCCAGATGCTGTAAAAGCAATTATAGAAGTACCACTTAACTCAGCGATCAAATATGAAATAGACAAAGATTCAGGTGCTGTTGAAGTAGATAGAGTACTTTACTCTGCTATGCACTACCCTGCAAACTACGGGTTTGTAGCCAATACATTGTCAGATGACGGTGACCCGGCTGATATCCTTGTACTATGTGACTATCCGCTTCAAGCAGGTTCATATATTAAATGTAGACTTGTAGGTGTACTGATGACAGAAGATGAAAGTGGTGGAGATGAAAAGCTGATCGCTGTTCCTACAGAAAAAATAGATCCAACTTATAAAAACATTCAAGACTTAGGTGATGTGCCGGAGCATACACTCAACCGTATCAAGAATTTCTTTGAAACATACAAAATGCTTGAGCCAAACAAATGGGTAAAAGTATCTGGTTTTCAAGACAAAGCAGCTGCAACAGCTATCTTGGAAAAAGCGATCAAAAACTACAAATAA